Genomic window (Drosophila albomicans strain 15112-1751.03 chromosome X, ASM965048v2, whole genome shotgun sequence):
GCCTTGCGGAAACGCTTGGCGGCATAGCGACCAGCCGAATGGGGCAGATAGCGAGCGAACTTCTCCTTCACGGAAATGTAATCCTGCAGCGAAATATCGTTGACGGTGACATCATCGCAAGACCAGCGGCCGAACAGCTTGATCTCAGGCAGTTCGGTGGTGGCAACCACATTTGTGTCGAGGACAGCCTCGGCAGCCTCGGTCTCAATGGGTGCCGGCTCCTCGAAGTTCTCCACAACGTTCTCAGCTACTTCGGCCATGCTGCAAAAGAACACAGAGAAGACGCGGGTAAAGTAAAAGCCACTTActtatatatgatatatagatagatttctatttattgttgttgatttttgaaCTTTATTAAGGATTGCATCTTTTAGCCAATGCCCTTAAGAGGAATAGTTAATCATGGCGTCTAATGTCGTCCATTTGAATACCACAACGGCGTCTTAATAATTCCACTGCTGCGGTTTTAGTCATGGACTTacgacaaaaaacaaaatattccaaaaaaaataatgaaacacGTGTGATCAACACACCGCAGCAGCCACCGCACACAATTCACatacacagcacacacaaacaacaaaaaaaaagaaaaaaatcaagcaCCGTATTTAACCTCAATGGTGTGtgattaaattgtaatattgcattttttgcaatttgtgtaaatgcattttgcacaAATTATAGCTTGTTGTTGATGGCCACTGCGCTTCTAATTGATTTGcttatgtttttatgtttatacaCTTTGATTTTGATATAAAAATCTTACATTTTTCACGGAAGAAATCGGGGTACGATGTATGCGCAAAGACGTACGCCTGAAAAAGAACATGTTGTGGCAGTGTGCGTCAATGCCACAAAAATTGATTTCCGGCTAACATTAGCAGGGTTGCATTTCAGTGTGTAGGGCTGCAATGAAACACTAAATGACAAAGTTATCGAATGTTTCAATGTGTGTAAACATATGCATCTCTATGGCATTATCGATATCGAAGAATTACAAAGTGTACAAATGTAAAATCAagctatttatttgttatttatttttgccatttattttaaaattgatacaaataattttggaGTATTCGCAAAATCGTCAcacaaattttgttaattttcatGATGTGTTCAGCATACTTAATACAGTTGATAACAGATAGTTATCGATAGTTTTGCAGATTATCGCTCCAAGTTGGGAGCAACaatgaaaagcaacaaaaacaacatgaTTGTTGTTCAAAATCACCGGAAAACGTACGTTCCTtaattttatatcaatttgcaattgtttataGAGTGGCGCAGATAATACGCTAAGCATTTAATGTGAAAATGACAACCGACGAAAGTATTATGACGGAGATGCTCGGTAAgttaaagcaaagcaacgcaagtgcaacaactacagctggttttttttgtgtgcttgctTGCAGATCGCGCAACGAACCCGGCTAAGGAAAGCGTCGATGAGCTGGGCGtgcaaatgttttgcattGTTGTGCGCAGCAACAATCAATTGGTGCATAAAGCCCAAGAAATGATTGTGGCCAAAGTGCGCTCCAGCAACGTAACCGAAGCAACTCGAGCAATTGCGGTAAGTCTCTCTCatacactgacacacacatgcagtgACATGCTTactgccacacacaaaaacactcacacaatGAATTTGCCTGTTTTGCGGTTTCTGATTGCGCTTTGTCACACAATCTCCATTTAGCTGCTAGAGGAATGTATGATGCAGTGTGGCGACGACTTCCAGGATGAGGCAAGCAAATTTCGCTTTCTCAATGAACTGATACGCCTGGTGTCGAAGAAGTATTTGGGCGCCGAGACGCCGCATGTGGTGAAGCAACGCATCATGGAATGCCTGCTGCTCTGGACAACCGAGTTTCCACAGCGTGTCAAGATACGAGATGCCTATGATATGTTGCGCAAAGAGGGCGACATCGATCATGTGCAGACGGCAGCGGCGCTGGCCAAGCGTCAGAGTGTGCTTAGCACCATAGATGAGGCCATGTTTGCCAAGCTGATTAAGAGCAAGGATCCGGAGAATTTTAAGCGTGCCAATCTGCTGCTGCAATATCGCATGGCGCAGGAGGCGCGACGCAATGATTTGCTCGCCCAGCATCGCATTATGCTGCAGGAGGTGCAAGAGACGATGCAGTTGCTCAATCAAATGCTGGACAGCTATAATCCCAGTGATCAGGACGTCAACGAAACAATACACGAGCTCTACAAGAGCTGCATGAAACACAAACCCATTTTCCAGCATCTGCCCGAGCTGTTGGGCGAATCGGATTCCCAGCTTATAGGTGAGTTTCGGATAAATAGGTTGCTAGTTGTGTTATAGTCATATTGACAAATCGGACCTCAACGATACACTGTTGGTATTTCCCTAGAGGTTTTacgaaaaaattttaaattttactagTTTTCAAATAACAAAGTTCAAACAACTAAAAACTAGAATTAATACGTAATGTAGATTTTTCGAAATTAAAGTGTTACGAATATTCTTAGtataacatttttgtaatactCCAAACTAAAATGactatttacatttaatcTCTTACCACTTCTTCTTAAAGTTATCTAAAACGTTCTTTTTCATTCACAGAGGACACGCTGGAGACAAATGGTGAGCTGGTGGCCACCATGACGCGCTACAAGCAGCTGGTGCCGTCGCCCACCAAGTCTACCTCAACTGCGGCAGCGCCGCTagcatcagcagctgcaacagcaaccacaactgGAGCAACGGCTTCCACCAATGCAGCTTTGCTCAATGAGCTGCTGGGTGATCTGTTGATTGGCGAACAAGCTGGTCAAACTCCAGAAGCTGCCGCCGTGCAAACAGTTAACAACTCAAAACTCAATGTGCTGGCCGATTTGAGTGATATTTTCAGCAGTGCGCTAGCGGAAAGCGAggacaagcaacagcagcagcagcaaaagagtGCCGAATCATTTCCCAGCAGCGAGCTGCTGGAGCCGCAAGTGTTGAGTCCTAAGAAGCGCAATTCCAATGGCAGTGCTGATGAAAGCTTGGCCAATGGCAACTCAAATGCTGCAACAGCTGGAGCTGCAGCTGGTGGCGTCAGCAGCCGCAAGATGCCACAGATCGATATGCTGAGCGAGGAGATGTTCCAGCAGATACTGCCAGCCCAGGATCGTATGGCCAGCTTTAAGCGTGATCCGGAGAAGATGACACTCAATGATTTGGCACGTGAGCGCATGCAGGAGGCGCTGGTGACGCCAacgccagctgctgctgctgctgctgaagtgACGGACGATGTGCCATTGTTGAGCGCAAACGCAAGCGCCACTGTTGTGCCTGAAACCAGGGAGCAGAAGGAGCCAGTGGAGCCAACGCCAACAGAAGCAGCTCCAGTTGTGGTTGAGGCACCACCGTTGGCACCCAAACATCTCAGTGAGATTGACATTGAGTTGGATAATGTGCAGGCAACGGGCGTGACGCGTGTCGTGCTGGACGACGATGATATGCACTTGAGCCTGAACTTCACCGAGGATCGGCCGAGTCGCCACGTCTCGGTCATTGTGATATCGGCCCAGAATAAGAGCAGTCAACTAGTCAAAGACTTTCAGTTCGAGGCGAGCGTGAAGAAGGTGAGCAGACAACCagacaaattgaaaatcttCATATCTATATGACTTCCGTTTACTAATcctgttctttttttgtagcCCTGCAAGGTGCGTCTTTTGCCGCCCACGGATAACGCGATGGCAGCTCACAAGTCATTCCGACCAGCCATACCCATCAATCAggtgatgctgctgctgaatcCAACGGGAAATCCTGTCGATGTTACCTGCATTGTGGGTTACAAGTTGGGCGATGATCCCGATCCCATCAAGGAGTCAATTGTCGCCAAGGGCATTGCCTATGTCGACTAAGTGCGCTAATTTTGTCAagtcaatttttaatttcgtatTCCTTATAATGTGTATGAATTCGTTTCtctaaaccaaaaaaatctaaaagtGCGAGCGGTGCagcaatatttattgtttctccctttctctgtctctatctgtATTGTGCccatccaaaaaaaaattatgaattatgatGTATTTATCGGTACTtatcgtttttattattattattataattattatatatgtatacgcCTATAAGGTTCTATTAAATCGCATTCCCacaaacacatatatatttatatataattctatatatatatatcagcaataatatattattataaaaaaagtgTATGCAAAAATGTCGCTACAAAAGCAATATGCGCATTTTTTTAGAGGTAGAACCAGATCAGTTCTGTGTttaggttttgttttttttttctttttttttttgtttctttttgatCCAAAATGTGTCGCCTCGGACCCAAAACTGTCTTGCCATCATCCTCCCCTCGCGTCTCCCCAAAGTGCATCTTCAATCAATTTTCTGCATCGGAGCTGCCAAAAGTGTTCCTTTCTCAATCTTGTGACTAGGGAATTTTGGTAATTCAGCAAATTGTATgttctttgttgttggtggccaaaaaaaagtgcaacacACATTCTCAATATTTAGattcagttcagttttcttcgtttttgttttgtttgtgttttttttttttgcccatcGCTGGTCAGCCATCCAGCAGGATTGATGAGAATCGTGGAGATGCAAATGACTCGATTATCTTGACCTATTGTTTATCGTGTGTGGATTATATACATGTCAATTGTGTATGTCAATTAATTGTTTGCtcgcattaaatttgttgtctataaattttgttgtttgctagtattattaatttaagaattactattcataagaaataaacaatacgtaaataaatgcaatgtttataaagaaaaaactaactaaaaacTGTAACTACttcaatcaattaattgaCAGTTGAAATCTGAAGTAATTTCAGTTTGTggttaatttcattataaacATTGCGTTTTTTTAACGATTCGTATGATTTCTTAAGATATTCAATAGAAGAATAGATGCCTGTCGCAAACAATTAATTGGCATATTTTACtgtatgcatatacatatatatgtatatatactatataaattaattgctaaACCACTAAGGCCTACCTCGCCAACCTATGCATGAACGACTCTAATCGGCGACAATTTCGTCTTTAAAGGATAGTGCCGTAATTGCCTTGCTGTGGCCCGTATAATCGCGCGCCAATGCTTTGGTATAGAGCTTCCAGAGGCGCGCAATACCATCGGAGCTGGCCGTGAACAGCCATTTGGAATCGGCACTGAATGCAGCATCCCACACCCAATAGTTCTCGATGGACAGTTCGCGCCATTTGGTGAAATCATCCGTCTTCCAAATGCATGCGGTGCCATCGCCCGATGTCGTCACCAGCAATCGCGAGTCTGGACTGAATTTGCAGCGCAATATTGAACGACTGTGCGCCTGTATCTTCTTCTTGGGACAAATGATGCTCAGTTTCTGGTGGGGATTAATGCTTAGCTGCCAGATGTAACAGTTGCCCTTGTTGTTTGCCGCCGCCATGTAATGTCCATCCGGGGAGATGGCCACATCTTGTATGGATGCGTCCATTTCGGGCACCAACTGTTCGTGCTCCTCGGACTTGACGTCCCACAGATAGACGCCGCCATTCTGTGAGCCCATTGCAATTTCCACTTGATTGGGATGCAGACAAGCCGCATTTACAGGCGCCTGACAGTCAAACACACGGGAACAATGCGGCGGAGCAGAGATCATGTCCCAGATGCGCACACGATGATCCTCGCCGGCGGTAAACATCCATTTGCCCTCCTCCTGGAAACCTAATCGTGTCACATTCTTTTGCACACCATCGAAATTGATCACCGGCGCCGTGCAATTCGATTCCAAATCGTACAGTCGAATGCATTGATAGCCACACGCAGCCAGGCGTGTCTTGTCCGGCGTACGATCCAGCGCATTCACTTGCTAGCCATAAGCGATAAAAAGGCAATTGCAGTTAATTGTGTCAATGTCTCAGATTCGAGTCTCTCCACTTACCGAGGTCTCCACAAAGCGCATGGTTTTAATGCAGTTGCCGGTGTGCGCCTGCCACACTTTAATGGTGTGGTCATAGCCACCAGTGGCTAGTATAAGCTGGTCTTCCGTCGCTTCCATTGCGGCACAGTTattgtgttgttattgcgTGCTAAACTTGCACATCGCCGTATTTAGAGTTCTttatgttttcgttttttttttgttgagaaTTTTGGATATTCTGGACTGGAGCCAGCGTGACCGCAACTGAAACAccataatatactaaattaactttcaaaatatactaaaatataccatcgttTTTATCCATGGGGTGGTTACTCTTGACTGCGAAACATTATTCGCAATTTTCTggaatttttaagaaaaaatagtGTTTTTTAAACGCCTTATTccattttctattattaaaattcattgtGAATAATAGTTAAAGACTACCGATAACAAACGTAATAACAGTAAACCATTAATCGATAATTTATTTGCTCCGCATGTCGATATTTGCTCCACCGCAATGCAAGGATTCGTTCAGCGGTTCAAAAACATGTTGGTTCTTCAAATTCGAAGTTCCACAGGGAACAGATTGTTTAGGTGAACAATTATCCTTTGGCAGgtgtagttttattatttgctgccctttcaaattttatacaagtcaaattattaattatatattattttttagtcgaaaataagttaatttctttatttcactTTCTTATCATCATCACAATAGAATCCAtctgttataaaagtcgttgTATTCGATGATATTCGTTGTGTCCTTGTCGTTAAGAGTGGAACACGTTTCGAAACTAGGACATGCTCCATTTAGCATAAATTCTCTTATACTCTATTTTCTCCTTTTCTCTCTTTAATTTGTTCACTTACTTCTCTTTTAACGAAATCTTTAGTTAACCGTTTTAGGTATGGGATGCTTTTTGCCAGATTTAGAACGTTTTCGCTCGGAATTAAACCCAACATACAGTGAAAGCTCTTTAGCCTTgacttttcattaaataaattataaaaccggattatttaattttgtcagCATTTTTCtaactaaaaatacaattttgtgcctttttatttaagattcttaaaatctttgaatgtAATTCAATAGTATTAGTCGCCGTCATTACAAAAAGGTAAGTCATTAAGTAAGGTAAGGCAATATGATGTGGGATTTCGTCGAGATATGGCTTATTA
Coding sequences:
- the LOC117578095 gene encoding protein LST8 homolog; protein product: MEATEDQLILATGGYDHTIKVWQAHTGNCIKTMRFVETSQVNALDRTPDKTRLAACGYQCIRLYDLESNCTAPVINFDGVQKNVTRLGFQEEGKWMFTAGEDHRVRIWDMISAPPHCSRVFDCQAPVNAACLHPNQVEIAMGSQNGGVYLWDVKSEEHEQLVPEMDASIQDVAISPDGHYMAAANNKGNCYIWQLSINPHQKLSIICPKKKIQAHSRSILRCKFSPDSRLLVTTSGDGTACIWKTDDFTKWRELSIENYWVWDAAFSADSKWLFTASSDGIARLWKLYTKALARDYTGHSKAITALSFKDEIVAD
- the LOC117578094 gene encoding ADP-ribosylation factor-binding protein GGA2, with the translated sequence MTTDESIMTEMLDRATNPAKESVDELGVQMFCIVVRSNNQLVHKAQEMIVAKVRSSNVTEATRAIALLEECMMQCGDDFQDEASKFRFLNELIRLVSKKYLGAETPHVVKQRIMECLLLWTTEFPQRVKIRDAYDMLRKEGDIDHVQTAAALAKRQSVLSTIDEAMFAKLIKSKDPENFKRANLLLQYRMAQEARRNDLLAQHRIMLQEVQETMQLLNQMLDSYNPSDQDVNETIHELYKSCMKHKPIFQHLPELLGESDSQLIEDTLETNGELVATMTRYKQLVPSPTKSTSTAAAPLASAAATATTTGATASTNAALLNELLGDLLIGEQAGQTPEAAAVQTVNNSKLNVLADLSDIFSSALAESEDKQQQQQQKSAESFPSSELLEPQVLSPKKRNSNGSADESLANGNSNAATAGAAAGGVSSRKMPQIDMLSEEMFQQILPAQDRMASFKRDPEKMTLNDLARERMQEALVTPTPAAAAAAEVTDDVPLLSANASATVVPETREQKEPVEPTPTEAAPVVVEAPPLAPKHLSEIDIELDNVQATGVTRVVLDDDDMHLSLNFTEDRPSRHVSVIVISAQNKSSQLVKDFQFEASVKKPCKVRLLPPTDNAMAAHKSFRPAIPINQVMLLLNPTGNPVDVTCIVGYKLGDDPDPIKESIVAKGIAYVD